A window of Caretta caretta isolate rCarCar2 chromosome 13, rCarCar1.hap1, whole genome shotgun sequence contains these coding sequences:
- the PMEPA1 gene encoding protein TMEPAI isoform X3: MMVMVVVITCLLNHYKLSARSFINRHSQGRRRDENLSSEGSLWPSESTVSGNGVTEQQIYTPRPTDRLSVPSFLQRDRFNRFQPTYPYMQHEIDLPPTISLSDGEEPPPYQGPCTLQLRDPEQQMELNRESVRAPPNRTIFDSDLIDNSVFGGPCPPSSNSGISATCYGSNGRMEGPPPTYSEVIGHYPGSTFFQHQQNNNGMPSILEGNRLHHSQINGLESTTAWNKDKEKQKGHPF; encoded by the exons atgatggtgaTGGTGGTCGTTATCACATGTCTGCTGAACCACTACAAACTCTCTGCACGATCCTTCATCAACCGGCACAGTCAAGGAAGACGGAGAGATGAGAACCTATCTTCA GAAGGAAGTCTGTGGCCTTCAGAAAGCACAGTGTCAGGAAATGGAGTAACAGAG CAGCAAATCTACACTCCAAGACCCACAGACAGACTATCAGTTCCATCCTTTTTGCAGAGGGACCGTTTTAATAGATTCCAGCCAACGTACCCCTACATGCAACACGAGATTGATCTCCCACCCACCATCTCCCTATCAGATGGAGAGGAGCCACCCCCTTACCAGGGACCCTGCACACTACAACTCCGAGATCCAGAGCAGCAAATGGAACTAAACAGAGAATCGGTCCGGGCCCCTCCCAATAGAACCATCTTCGACAGTGACTTGATAGATAATTCAGTGTTTGGAGGGCCTTGCCCACCCAGCAGTAACTCTGGCATCAGCGCGACCTGCTATGGAAGCAATGGTAGAATGGAAGGACCGCCGCCGACCTACAGTGAGGTGATAGGTCACTATCCGGGATCTACGTTTTTCCAGCACCAGCAGAACAACAATGGCATGCCCTCGATACTGGAGGGCAATAGACTCCACCATTCACAAATCAATGGCCTCGAGAGCACAACCGCATGGAACAAAGATAAAGAGAAGCAAAAAGGGCaccccttttaa